From the genome of Uranotaenia lowii strain MFRU-FL chromosome 1, ASM2978415v1, whole genome shotgun sequence, one region includes:
- the LOC129740435 gene encoding uncharacterized protein LOC129740435: MTNYSELSRCRLCFSDNNLTDAIFPPTGEPNQEFMNMIYACTSIKICYEKDFPCPVCSSCVRIVNQFYGYRKKCLDNDRQLQASRAVKFGFDDDDNRSAEYDNGDTDPLSSSSNNRYYGTIQKEIQNYLKREIKELERKAMARVQKAMKENNSGSQQTVALNDSRSTVPTVLNDSRTSVAEPIEYIVVDNCPDIKNHVIPNPSDDTTDGIDWKEKYSVLQMNNELLQKAYREQKMKLKSTEEVLKICKATRPVPNISEATSSNSRSSENGDGSLGFKLHAALPNITVELLECINYKSGVGERGDRTFVAKLAVAVFGEETLAYSSVTGRKSNAHRNLPPKAALCPQKLAAIGLKLFERVHLELGNSNQEELLARTNERLVRLIVCQKSTNLRKRVFPRSHESTVTLTGPYDAARDIADAGNNDSDDQHNEDDEEEDYYGEPELTTSTIKRRRYAQDSDDTC, from the exons ATGACCAACTACAGCGAGCTTAG TCGTTGCCGGTTGTGTTTTTCGGATAACAACCTGACCGATGCAATCTTTCCGCCTACCGGAGAGCCCAACCAAGAGTTCATGAACATGATCTACGCATGTACGTCGATCAAAATCTGCTATGAGAAAGATTTTCCGTGTCCGGTGTGCAGCAGTTGTGTCCGCATAGTCAACCAATTCTATGGCTACCGGAAGAAATGTTTAGATAACGATCGACAGCTTCAGGCCAGCCGGGCGGTAAAGTTTGGATTCGACGATGATGACAATAGAAGCGCTGAATATGATAACGGAGACACGGATCCGTTGAGTAGTTCGTCTAATAATCGGTATTATGGAACCATACAAAAAGAgatacaaaattatctgaaaaGGGAAATAAAGGAACTAGAACGCAAAGCTATGGCACGCGTTCAAAAGGCTATGAAGGAAAATAACTCAGGCTCACAACAAACTGTTGCGCTAAATGATTCAAGATCGACAGTTCCTACGGTGCTAAATGATTCAAGAACGTCGGTTGCTGAGCCAATAGAATACATTGTTGTTGACAATTGCCCTGATATCAAGAATCATGTTATCCCCAATCCATCCGATGATACAACCGATGGAATCGACTGGAAAGAAAAGTATTCAGTGCTGCAAATGAACAATGAGTTGTTGCAAAAAGCCTACCGGGAACAGAAAATGAAACTGAAATCAACAGAAGAAGTGCTGAAAATCTGCAAAGCGACTCGCCCGGTGCCGAACATATCGGAAGCGACCAGCAGTAACTCGCGGAGCTCGGAGAACGGAGACGGCAGCCTTGGGTTCAAACTGCATGCCGCTCTCCCTAACATTACGGTCGAACTACTCGAATGCATCAACTACAAATCGGGCGTGGGGGAACGAGGAGATCGGACATTCGTAGCCAAGCTTGCTGTCGCCGTTTTCGGAGAAGAAACTCTTGCCTATTCCAGTGTAACCGGTAGAAAATCCAACGCCCATAGGAATCTTCCACCGAAGGCAGCTTTGTGTCCCCAGAAGCTGGCGGCAATTGGAT TGAAACTTTTCGAAAGGGTTCACCTGGAGCTGGGTAACAGCAACCAGGAGGAACTGCTGGCTCGCACCAACGAACGGCTCGTTCGGTTGATCGTGTGCCAAAAGTCGACCAACCTGCGGAAAAGGGTTTTTCCCCGGAGCCACGAGTCAACCGTTACCCTTACAGGCCCATACGATGCCGCTCGAGATATAGCCGATGCCGGCAACAATGACAGTGACGATCAGCACAATGAGGACGACGAAGAGGAGGATTATTACGGGGAACCGGAGCTTACCACCTCGACAATCAAACGAAGGCGTTATGCTCAGGATTCGGACGATACCTGCTAA